A genome region from Gambusia affinis linkage group LG24, SWU_Gaff_1.0, whole genome shotgun sequence includes the following:
- the LOC122827272 gene encoding SLIT and NTRK-like protein 5, producing MHIWILKIILLIASSPRLVEMYDNYGEICRSLCKCDEKEGILTVSCENRGIIRLTEISPVQFPMYHLLLTGNLLKKLSVNDFINYTGVTILHLGNNDISEIESGAFNGLQGLKRLHLNNNKIDLLRDDTFTGLESLEYLQIDYNLITTIEPNALSKLHQLTVMILNDNLLSALPSNIFRNVPLTHLDLRGNRLKMFPYIGLLEHMDKVVELQLEENPWNCSCELIALKAWLESIAYTALVGEVVCETPFRLHGRDLDEVSKQELCPRRPVEDTVRPAPPSSTNGYYQTTPSAVTASVTSSAVFRSSSRPTKGTRQFNRTRLKPTSRLPGGNPYNYGPIIAFQTKSPVPLDCPTACTCNLQISEIGLNVNCQERKIESISDLKPKPYNPKKMYLTGNYIPVVRRSDFVDATGLDLLHLGNNRISVIHDRAFGDLTNLRRLYLNGNLMDRLTGEMFFGLQNLQYLYLEYNKIKEVEAGTFRYLPNLQLLFLNNNLLKTLPMGIFSSLSLSRLNLRNNQFQNLPVSGVLDQLKLLVQIDLFENPWDCSCDIVGMKIWIEQLSAGTVVNEVVCETPIRHKGTDLRSIQSEQLCPDYTDSYVSPTPPTEEPMDDHVVTTNAPQKFSPSSSTVPLSVLILSLLLVFIMSVFVAAGLFVVVMKRRKKSQSDRTSTNNSDVSSFNLQYSLYSNRSGPKVKAPAGHVYEYIPHPMGHMCKNPIYRSREGNTVEDYRDLHELKVTYRSTPDEERDSSTLRSPAYSVSTIEPRDNPSPIQDADHFFRGILEPDKQSPHQSIPSLPAANLEYKYTGPVSYTYNPNFDVRRQFLHPERIRETVLYGTAPSTVYVEPNRNEYLELKAKLQSEPDYLEVLEKQTTFSQF from the coding sequence ATGCATATCTGGATTCTAAAAATAATCCTTCTGATTGCATCATCTCCGAGGCTGGTCGAGATGTATGACAATTATGGGGAAATCTGCCGGAGTCTGTGCAAGTGCGACGAGAAGGAGGGGATCCTGACGGTGAGCTGCGAGAACCGGGGGATCATCAGACTGACAGAGATCAGCCCGGTTCAGTTCCCGATGTACCACCTCCTGCTGACAGGGAACCTCCTGAAGAAGCTGTCAGTCAATGATTTCATCAATTACACCGGGGTAACCATCCTGCACTTGGGGAACAATGATATCTCCGAGATCGAGTCGGGTGCCTTCAACGGACTCCAGGGATTAAAAAGATTGCACCTGAATAACAACAAGATTGACCTTCTGAGGGACGACACTTTCACAGGGCTGGAAAGTTTGGAATACCTACAAATTGattataatttaattacaacTATAGAGCCCAATGCCTTGAGCAAACTGCACCAACTGACAGTAATGATTTTGAATGATAACTTACTTTCTGCCCTCCCCTCAAATATATTCCGGAATGTCCCCCTTACACACTTGGACCTGAGGGGGAACCGACTAAAAATGTTCCCCTACATTGGCCTCCTGGAGCACATGGACAAAGTTGTGGAATTACAACTGGAGGAAAATCCGTGGAACTGCTCCTGTGAGCTCATTGCTCTCAAGGCTTGGCTGGAGAGCATAGCCTACACGGCTCTGGTCGGGGAGGTGGTGTGTGAGACGCCTTTCAGGCTGCATGGCAGAGACCTGGATGAGGTGTCCAAGCAGGAGCTGTGCCCACGGAGACCCGTAGAGGACACGGTCAGGCCTGCACCACCCAGCAGCACCAATGGATATTATCAGACCACACCTTCTGCTGTCACGGCCTCTGTCACTTCATCAGCTGTTTTTAGGTCCTCCTCCAGGCCAACCAAGGGCACACGGCAATTTAACAGAACTAGGTTAAAGCCCACTTCTCGGTTACCGGGCGGCAACCCATATAACTACGGCCCCATCATTGCTTTTCAGACCAAATCTCCTGTGCCTTTGGACTGCCCCACTGCCTGCACATGTAATCTGCAGATTTCTGAAATTGGGTTAAATGTCAACTGCCAAGAGAGAAAGATTGAAAGCATTTCTGATCTAAAACCCAAGCCATACAATCCTAAAAAAATGTATCTCACTGGAAATTATATCCCTGTGGTGCGAAGATCTGATTTTGTTGATGCTACTGGATTGGATTTGCTTCACCTGGGAAACAACAGGATAAGTGTGATCCATGACAGGGCTTTTGGGGATTTAACCAACCTCCGTCGGCTGTATTTAAATGGTAATCTCATGGACAGGCTTACAGGGGAGATGTTTTTTGGCTTGCAGAACTTGCAGTACCTTTATTTAGAGTACAACAAAATCAAGGAGGTGGAGGCTGGCACTTTTCGCTACCTGCCTAATCTCCAGCTGCTTTTCCTCAACAACAACCTCCTCAAAACTTTACCCATGGGCATCTTTTCCAGCCTCTCCCTGTCTCGACTTAATCTGCGTAACAACCAATTCCAAAACCTGCCTGTGAGCGGTGTTTTAGATCAGCTCAAGTTGCTTGTGCAGATAGATCTGTTTGAAAACCCATGGGACTGTTCTTGCGACATAGTGGGTATGAAGATATGGATTGAGCAGCTCAGTGCAGGCACGGTGGTTAATGAGGTTGTGTGCGAGACGCCCATACGCCACAAGGGGACGGATCTGCGTTCCATCCAGTCTGAGCAGCTGTGCCCAGATTATACTGACTCATACGTCTCACCAACTCCCCCCACGGAGGAGCCCATGGACGACCATGTTGTCACAACAAACGCTCCTCAAAAGTTCAGCCCCTCAAGCAGCACAGTACCCCTCTCCGTCCTCATCCTTAGCCTCTTGCTTGTATTCATCATGTCCGTTTTTGTGGCAGCGGGACTCTTCGTGGTGGTGATGAAAAGGCGCAAAAAGTCTCAGAGTGACCGCACGAGCACAAACAATTCGGACGTTAGCTCTTTTAACCTGCAATACAGCCTCTACAGCAATCGCTCCGGCCCTAAAGTCAAAGCCCCCGCCGGTCACGTTTACGAGTACATTCCCCACCCCATGGGCCACATGTGCAAAAATCCCATTTACAGGTCACGGGAAGGAAACACGGTGGAGGATTACCGAGACCTGCACGAGCTCAAGGTGACATACAGGAGTACCCCTGATGAGGAGAGGGATAGTAGCACGTTAAGGAGTCCCGCGTACAGCGTCAGCACCATCGAGCCACGTGACAACCCTTCCCCCATCCAGGATGCAGACCACTTTTTCAGGGGTATTCTGGAGCCCGATAAGCAGTCCCCGCATCAGTCCATCCCATCCCTCCCAGCAGCCAATTTAGAGTACAAGTACACTGGGCCTGTGTCGTACACGTACAACCCAAATTTCGATGTCAGACGGCAGTTCTTGCACCCGGAGAGGATAAGAGAAACGGTGCTCTACGGCACTGCACCCAGTACTGTTTATGTGGAGCCCAACAGAAACGAGTATTTGGAGCTAAAAGCTAAACTGCAGTCTGAGCCTGATTACCTCGAGGTCCTTGAGAAACAGACCACCTTTAGTCAGTTCTGA